Proteins from a single region of Sphingopyxis sp. BSN-002:
- a CDS encoding Crp/Fnr family transcriptional regulator: MSDALDCAGCPVRDRAACAALPDGERAILARMGRHRDLDRGEMLFAPGDDSACATLLSGVLKVVRTDAEGVERIVALIHPAGFAGEIFTAPDDCKVTAAGAARVCIFPRADYARMVSENPRLAAGVARRAMKAASETRALLDLVGRRKAEAKVAGLILALSDAAGPAPCSPAARFELPLTRGEMAALLGISIETVSRQLGALEEARLIRRHGARGLEVRDAPALHALLAD; this comes from the coding sequence GTGAGCGATGCGCTCGATTGCGCCGGCTGCCCCGTGCGCGATCGTGCCGCCTGTGCGGCGCTTCCCGACGGCGAGCGGGCCATCCTCGCGCGGATGGGGCGGCATCGCGACCTCGATCGCGGCGAGATGCTGTTCGCCCCGGGTGACGACAGCGCGTGCGCGACCTTGCTGTCGGGCGTGCTCAAGGTCGTGCGCACCGATGCCGAGGGGGTCGAGCGGATCGTTGCGCTGATCCATCCGGCCGGGTTCGCCGGCGAGATATTCACGGCACCCGACGATTGCAAGGTGACCGCGGCAGGCGCCGCACGCGTGTGCATCTTTCCGCGTGCCGACTATGCGCGGATGGTTTCCGAAAATCCGCGCCTCGCGGCCGGTGTCGCGCGGCGGGCGATGAAGGCGGCGTCGGAAACGCGCGCACTGCTCGATCTTGTCGGACGACGGAAAGCCGAAGCGAAGGTCGCGGGGTTGATCCTCGCACTATCCGACGCCGCGGGCCCGGCGCCCTGTTCGCCGGCAGCGCGCTTCGAGTTGCCGCTGACGCGCGGCGAGATGGCGGCGCTGCTCGGGATCAGTATCGAGACGGTAAGCCGTCAGCTCGGCGCGCTCGAAGAGGCGCGGCTGATACGGCGGCACGGCGCGCGCGGGCTCGAGGTCCGCGACGCGCCGGCCCTGCATGCGCTTCTCGCCGATTAG
- a CDS encoding M20 family metallopeptidase produces MDTLHSWPAEAETLLDDLVDLRRAIHREPELGLQNPKTLAKIKAALAGLPLEFREGPSTTGLVAILRGPANGRTVLLRGDMDALPLLEETGLDFTSEINGAMHACGHDTHVAMLVGAAKLLCAARDRLPGTVMFMFQPGEEGHHGARFMLDDGIIDPLPDAAFALHIMPNAPHGIFAGRAGPLLASSDVLNITVKGAGGHASMPQDAIDPIPVACAIVTAIQTMVTRRISVFDPAVVTIAKIAAGTTNNIIPETAEMQGTIRTLSPERRAMVARELKRLAPAIAEAHGCTAEVEIIEGFPVTVCDARAVTFGQSVVEETFGEEAWLTMDNPVMGAEDFSYVLEKVPGAMFWLGASEAGSDWRQCCGLHSNHMVLDEKVMARGAALHAALAERFLNEGFNA; encoded by the coding sequence ATGGACACACTGCATAGCTGGCCCGCAGAGGCCGAAACCTTGCTCGACGACCTCGTCGACCTTCGCCGCGCGATCCATCGCGAGCCCGAGCTCGGGCTGCAGAACCCCAAGACGCTCGCGAAGATCAAGGCGGCGCTGGCCGGGCTGCCGCTCGAATTTCGCGAGGGGCCCTCGACGACCGGGCTGGTTGCGATCCTCCGCGGCCCCGCGAACGGGCGCACCGTGTTGCTGCGCGGCGACATGGATGCGCTGCCGCTGCTCGAAGAGACCGGGCTCGACTTCACCTCGGAGATCAACGGTGCGATGCACGCGTGCGGACACGACACGCATGTCGCGATGCTCGTCGGCGCCGCGAAGCTGCTGTGCGCGGCGCGCGACCGGCTGCCCGGAACCGTGATGTTCATGTTCCAGCCCGGCGAAGAGGGCCATCATGGCGCGCGCTTCATGCTCGATGACGGGATCATCGACCCGCTCCCCGACGCGGCCTTCGCGCTCCACATCATGCCCAACGCGCCCCACGGCATCTTCGCCGGACGCGCGGGACCGCTGCTCGCCTCGTCCGACGTGCTGAACATCACCGTCAAGGGAGCTGGCGGTCATGCGTCGATGCCGCAGGATGCGATCGACCCGATCCCCGTTGCGTGCGCGATCGTCACCGCGATCCAGACCATGGTGACGCGCCGTATCTCGGTCTTCGATCCCGCGGTCGTGACGATCGCGAAGATCGCGGCGGGCACGACGAACAATATCATTCCCGAGACCGCCGAGATGCAGGGCACGATCCGGACCCTGTCGCCCGAGCGCCGGGCGATGGTCGCGCGCGAGTTGAAGCGCCTCGCCCCGGCGATCGCAGAGGCGCATGGCTGCACCGCCGAGGTCGAGATTATCGAAGGCTTTCCCGTCACCGTCTGCGATGCGCGTGCCGTGACGTTCGGCCAGTCGGTCGTCGAAGAGACCTTCGGCGAGGAAGCCTGGCTGACGATGGACAATCCGGTGATGGGCGCCGAGGATTTCTCCTATGTCCTCGAGAAGGTTCCGGGGGCGATGTTCTGGCTCGGCGCGAGCGAGGCGGGCAGCGACTGGCGCCAGTGCTGCGGGCTGCACAGCAACCATATGGTGCTCGACGAAAAGGTTATGGCGCGCGGCGCTGCGCTGCATGCGGCGCTCGCCGAACGCTTCCTCAATGAAGGATTCAATGCATGA
- a CDS encoding GlsB/YeaQ/YmgE family stress response membrane protein: MINIIGAIISGLIIGALARFFYPGAVQMGWIATILLGVGGSLLAGLVTSRGRADFHRAGCLASVIGAIVLIFVGRLMGIGG; the protein is encoded by the coding sequence ATGATCAACATCATCGGCGCGATCATCTCGGGCCTGATCATCGGCGCGCTCGCGCGTTTCTTCTATCCGGGCGCGGTGCAGATGGGGTGGATCGCGACGATCCTGCTCGGCGTCGGCGGTTCGCTGCTCGCGGGACTTGTCACCTCGCGGGGCCGGGCGGACTTCCATCGCGCCGGGTGCCTTGCCTCGGTGATCGGTGCGATCGTGCTGATCTTCGTCGGACGGCTGATGGGAATCGGCGGCTGA